The following coding sequences are from one Paenibacillus sp. FSL R5-0912 window:
- the murI gene encoding glutamate racemase has product MRIGFFDSGIGGLTVLHQALKFLPQEDYLFYADTAHVPYGEKTKEEVRKYILNAVDFIAKHNIKALVIACNTATSIVIEELRSRYDFPILGIEPAVKPAIEQSEGKQKKVLVLATRLTLQEKKYHDLVHRIDHGEIVNSLPLPGLVQFAESFEFDEKKIIPYLHQELSRFNLQQYGTVVLGCTHFPYFENSLKKVFPEDVDFISGSIGTARHLKRILEHKGQVNQGTGDIIFFKSGVKVENTCTLGNYHRLFKLLDEL; this is encoded by the coding sequence ATGCGAATAGGATTTTTTGACTCCGGAATAGGCGGGTTAACGGTGCTTCATCAGGCACTGAAATTTCTGCCGCAAGAAGATTACCTCTTTTACGCAGACACTGCACATGTTCCTTATGGAGAGAAAACAAAAGAAGAAGTTAGAAAGTACATTCTAAATGCTGTAGATTTCATTGCTAAACACAATATAAAAGCTTTGGTTATTGCTTGTAATACTGCCACCAGTATCGTGATTGAGGAGCTCCGAAGCCGGTATGACTTTCCTATCCTGGGCATCGAGCCGGCTGTGAAGCCAGCCATTGAACAATCAGAAGGAAAACAAAAAAAGGTTCTGGTGTTAGCCACAAGACTTACGCTGCAGGAGAAGAAGTATCATGATTTAGTTCACCGTATAGATCATGGGGAAATTGTAAACAGTTTACCTCTTCCCGGACTGGTGCAGTTCGCTGAAAGCTTTGAATTTGATGAAAAGAAAATCATCCCCTATTTACATCAAGAATTGTCCCGGTTCAATTTGCAGCAGTACGGCACAGTGGTACTCGGATGCACTCATTTTCCTTATTTCGAGAATAGTCTCAAGAAGGTTTTCCCTGAAGACGTCGATTTCATCTCAGGAAGTATTGGAACAGCCAGGCACCTGAAACGGATACTCGAACACAAAGGTCAGGTTAACCAAGGTACTGGTGATATCATTTTTTTCAAGTCTGGTGTGAAAGTTGAGAATACCTGCACATTAGGAAATTACCATCGACTGTTTAAACTTCTGGATGAACTGTGA
- a CDS encoding GNAT family N-acetyltransferase — protein sequence MSHYEAIMGRLRRSPLKNITLLKMMTAYHNQIDSTLIEQRDRWGVLLLMPAVTFPYDHRTYPEADTVVLMDYSSPEVFPALLKLLPRDARLIFKLQEDAYRQALEPYFTLHKVRSLYSYSTAEGQTFIADGACIVSEAIDERLLPLWMANDYSQGEISQYFQEGAFSVALFEGDVPLSTCFVFRNEESVWEIGAVHTAVAARKNGLAQRVVRTALYHTLQRGYIPRYQVLEDNLSSIRLAESIGLTPAVKLEHWINY from the coding sequence TTGAGCCACTATGAAGCGATCATGGGGAGATTACGCCGTAGCCCCCTGAAGAATATAACGCTGCTCAAAATGATGACCGCCTATCACAATCAGATTGACAGTACGCTGATCGAACAGCGTGATCGCTGGGGGGTGTTATTGCTGATGCCTGCCGTGACCTTCCCCTACGATCACAGAACCTATCCGGAAGCCGACACCGTTGTGCTTATGGACTACAGCAGCCCGGAGGTCTTCCCCGCCCTGCTGAAGCTGCTGCCAAGGGACGCCAGGCTCATATTTAAACTGCAGGAGGATGCTTACCGCCAGGCGCTGGAACCATATTTCACGCTGCATAAAGTCCGCAGTCTCTATTCTTATTCTACGGCCGAAGGCCAAACCTTCATCGCAGACGGGGCATGCATCGTAAGTGAAGCAATAGATGAACGGCTACTGCCGTTATGGATGGCAAACGATTATTCACAAGGGGAAATTAGTCAATATTTTCAGGAGGGGGCTTTCTCTGTAGCATTGTTTGAGGGAGACGTGCCTCTCAGCACTTGTTTTGTATTCCGCAATGAGGAGTCTGTCTGGGAGATTGGAGCTGTACATACGGCTGTTGCCGCAAGAAAAAACGGATTGGCGCAGCGCGTAGTCCGTACAGCGTTATACCACACTCTGCAAAGAGGATATATTCCGAGGTATCAGGTACTTGAAGACAATCTCAGCTCCATCCGTCTGGCTGAATCGATTGGGCTTACCCCCGCAGTGAAGCTTGAGCACTGGATTAACTATTAA
- a CDS encoding DUF4190 domain-containing protein — translation MSYQPPPFGDQEFYQQFPPPPRQERTNGKAIAALVLGILSIVVPYIGLIFGIIAIVLAALAFKEIRLRFEQGRGLAIAGLVCGIVGTIIYAVLILLFVLALVLFGNIDTDTVNYFNNLNSF, via the coding sequence ATGAGTTATCAACCCCCACCCTTTGGAGATCAGGAATTTTATCAACAGTTTCCCCCGCCGCCCCGCCAAGAGCGGACGAACGGCAAAGCGATCGCAGCACTGGTGCTCGGCATTCTCTCCATCGTAGTTCCTTATATCGGACTTATCTTCGGGATTATTGCGATCGTTCTGGCTGCACTCGCCTTCAAGGAGATCCGTCTCCGCTTTGAGCAAGGGCGGGGGCTGGCGATTGCCGGGCTGGTCTGCGGGATTGTCGGCACCATCATTTATGCTGTACTAATCCTCTTGTTTGTTCTTGCACTCGTGCTTTTTGGTAATATTGACACCGACACGGTGAATTATTTCAATAATTTAAACAGCTTCTAA
- a CDS encoding response regulator — protein sequence MNILIADDERVIREGIKRTIGQISPEHQVFVAARAEEAVKIMEEQRIHIVLTDILMPGMNGLEFMKISKRRYPYVKWIVISAHSEFSYAQEAVRLGARDYLLKPIGKTKLTELIDSLTTEIQQDNNISRQGERLKASLRFLREGVFQRLASGLDIGNLDIEPFIEDYNHFYLVMVQLDPGDKSVRLEHFIVENVLSELIDLHGRGFVVSYDRQSLLGLITPGENVRVELFQEEVKAHLTHYLKIPFQIIHSGLSYDFNTVPQVVKRMREASASQALELEPLKGSGEKAIDVALHYIKEHFYEDLSLEKMASVVFLNPAYFSQLFKQKTGQGYKEYVTSLRLEQAKLLLLNPKLKLAEIAERVGYQDMRHFTQMFRKKFQLTPTEYRQQESINILMSRGTPPQQ from the coding sequence GTGAATATTCTTATTGCCGATGATGAACGGGTCATCCGTGAAGGCATCAAGCGCACCATTGGGCAGATTAGCCCGGAGCATCAGGTATTCGTGGCCGCGCGGGCGGAAGAAGCGGTTAAAATTATGGAAGAACAGCGCATCCACATTGTGCTGACTGATATTCTGATGCCGGGAATGAACGGCCTCGAATTCATGAAGATCTCGAAGCGCCGCTATCCGTATGTGAAATGGATTGTCATCTCTGCCCATAGCGAATTCTCCTATGCGCAGGAAGCAGTCCGGCTGGGTGCGAGAGACTATCTGCTTAAGCCGATTGGCAAAACAAAGCTGACGGAGCTTATTGATAGCCTAACGACGGAAATCCAGCAGGATAATAATATTTCGCGGCAAGGCGAGCGGCTGAAGGCCAGTCTGAGATTCCTCCGCGAGGGGGTATTCCAGCGGCTGGCTTCGGGGCTGGATATCGGGAATCTGGATATTGAGCCTTTTATTGAAGATTACAACCACTTCTATCTGGTAATGGTCCAGCTGGACCCGGGTGACAAAAGCGTCCGCCTGGAGCATTTCATCGTCGAGAATGTGCTGTCTGAGCTGATCGACCTGCATGGACGGGGATTCGTTGTCAGCTATGACCGGCAGAGTCTGCTTGGCCTTATAACGCCGGGTGAGAATGTCCGGGTGGAGCTTTTCCAGGAAGAGGTCAAGGCTCATTTGACGCATTATCTGAAGATTCCTTTCCAGATCATCCACTCCGGGCTCAGCTACGACTTCAACACCGTGCCGCAGGTTGTGAAGCGGATGCGGGAGGCTTCGGCCTCCCAGGCGCTTGAACTGGAGCCGTTGAAAGGCAGCGGGGAGAAGGCCATAGATGTTGCGCTGCACTATATCAAGGAGCATTTCTACGAGGATCTGTCTCTGGAGAAAATGGCTTCGGTGGTGTTCCTGAATCCGGCGTACTTCAGCCAGCTGTTTAAGCAGAAGACGGGGCAGGGCTATAAGGAATATGTAACCTCCCTGCGGCTGGAGCAGGCTAAGCTGCTGCTGCTCAATCCCAAGCTGAAGCTGGCTGAAATTGCTGAACGTGTCGGTTATCAGGACATGCGCCACTTCACGCAAATGTTCCGTAAGAAATTTCAGCTTACACCAACGGAATACCGTCAGCAGGAGAGCATCAACATACTCATGAGCAGGGGTACTCCGCCGCAACAATAA
- a CDS encoding cache domain-containing sensor histidine kinase: protein MKSGFHSIHHRLFLLFLFCMSSILLIVSLLYYNRTTDQLHEKISDLSQKNVAQTAGLFTLLYKGYDALSKSLSNNFEMIRLINEKTDGPAVAYINEQTVTNIIGSIFYSRDDLVGIHVITDRGKIYNYGNYMNVVDPDYADEDWYHQLQASSGKMVWLGVYQHSLIDQVEDSPVFAFGRQIYDLNEHKPIGIVLYETNPQPVLDALENLKLGEHSQVYLMSPDGRFVTSATDPTPDVSNLPMLPTSQNVMVEQQSDRLVVASKLSFSGWWVMSITPDKDLNVELIEMKRYLLIVISALVIVSTLIASIVSQTISSPLKKLIREMRQVEVGNFRGMVNVSSYQEINILVASFNRMVRRIEELIERVKLSSVSEKNAELHALQSQVNPHFLYNTLDMIYWMLDEEGNEQLGELVLSLSSMFRYSSQWEDGAEVSLREELEQIGHYLKIISIRLEGRLQIITEIDERWLDIRVPKMTVQPVIENAVKHGLESLGRQGILKVYTREEGSVLRLIVEDNGNGMNEEQLETLQGSLNGDNPGPGPKESGKSGIGLQNLHRRLQFMFGECYGLQIQSFPGEGTQVAIVLPISVEGDQTT, encoded by the coding sequence ATGAAAAGCGGCTTTCATTCCATCCATCATCGGTTGTTCTTGCTGTTTCTTTTTTGCATGTCCAGTATTCTGCTTATTGTCAGCTTGCTGTACTATAACCGGACTACGGACCAGTTGCATGAGAAGATCAGTGATTTGTCGCAAAAAAACGTCGCCCAGACCGCAGGGTTGTTCACACTCCTCTACAAGGGCTATGATGCATTGTCCAAATCGCTCAGCAATAACTTCGAGATGATTCGTCTGATTAATGAGAAAACCGATGGGCCGGCGGTGGCTTATATTAATGAGCAGACCGTGACGAATATCATCGGCTCGATTTTTTACTCACGGGATGACCTGGTGGGCATTCATGTGATTACAGACAGAGGGAAGATTTATAATTACGGGAATTATATGAACGTGGTCGATCCGGATTACGCCGATGAAGACTGGTATCACCAGTTGCAGGCCTCGTCAGGTAAAATGGTCTGGCTCGGGGTGTACCAGCATTCCCTGATCGATCAGGTGGAAGACAGCCCGGTGTTCGCCTTCGGCCGGCAGATTTATGATCTGAATGAGCATAAGCCGATCGGGATTGTGCTGTATGAGACGAATCCGCAGCCGGTTCTGGATGCCCTTGAGAACCTGAAGCTCGGTGAGCACAGCCAGGTGTATCTGATGTCTCCGGATGGACGTTTTGTCACTTCTGCTACAGATCCGACGCCGGACGTCTCCAATCTGCCTATGCTGCCGACTTCGCAGAATGTGATGGTTGAGCAGCAAAGCGACCGGCTGGTCGTAGCCTCCAAGCTGTCTTTCTCCGGCTGGTGGGTGATGAGTATTACCCCGGACAAGGATTTGAATGTAGAGCTGATTGAGATGAAGCGTTATTTGTTGATCGTCATCTCGGCACTGGTTATTGTCTCAACGCTGATTGCCTCGATCGTATCTCAGACCATCTCCTCGCCGCTGAAGAAGCTGATCCGGGAGATGAGGCAGGTAGAGGTCGGTAACTTCCGCGGAATGGTCAATGTCTCCTCCTATCAGGAGATTAATATTCTAGTGGCTTCCTTCAACCGGATGGTCCGGCGGATCGAGGAGCTGATTGAGCGCGTGAAGCTCTCGTCCGTCAGTGAGAAGAATGCTGAGCTGCATGCGCTGCAGTCCCAGGTCAATCCGCATTTCCTGTACAATACCCTCGATATGATCTACTGGATGCTGGATGAGGAAGGCAATGAGCAGCTGGGTGAGCTGGTCTTGTCCCTGTCCTCGATGTTCCGTTACAGCAGCCAGTGGGAGGATGGGGCGGAAGTGAGCCTGCGCGAAGAGCTGGAGCAGATTGGTCATTATCTGAAGATTATATCGATCCGGCTGGAAGGCCGGCTGCAGATTATTACGGAGATCGATGAACGCTGGCTGGACATCCGTGTTCCCAAAATGACGGTCCAGCCAGTAATTGAAAATGCCGTCAAGCACGGTCTGGAATCACTAGGCCGGCAGGGTATTCTGAAGGTATATACCAGGGAAGAAGGTTCCGTTCTTAGACTGATTGTGGAAGACAACGGAAACGGAATGAATGAGGAGCAACTGGAAACGCTCCAGGGCTCACTGAACGGGGACAATCCGGGTCCGGGCCCCAAGGAGAGCGGCAAAAGCGGTATCGGCCTGCAAAATCTGCACCGCCGGCTGCAGTTCATGTTCGGAGAGTGTTACGGTCTGCAGATTCAGAGTTTCCCCGGAGAAGGGACACAGGTTGCCATCGTGCTGCCGATTTCAGTGGAAGGAGATCAGACTACGTGA
- a CDS encoding carbohydrate ABC transporter permease, with amino-acid sequence MRKLKKGIVYLLFAIPVVTQLYPLLWLLLYSLKTNEEILDGSFFSFPKKFQWHNYYEAYTSGSYLKYLSNSVFVTAFTMICVILLASMAAYAISRFRWKYGNLVMTIFLMGMMIPMQATLLPLMIIFKNMHILNTHWSLILPYVAFSTPIAVFILSGFMRAIPHEIEESAFIDGASVYRIFRSIILPVSVPPVMTVCILTFINIWNEYILAATFISSEKLKTLPFGVYTFVSQYSVNYGNIGAFLVMGALPVILIYFFLSNQITKGMVAGAVKG; translated from the coding sequence ATGCGTAAATTAAAAAAAGGAATCGTGTATCTTCTTTTTGCCATCCCTGTGGTCACCCAGCTATACCCGCTGTTATGGCTGCTTCTTTACTCCTTGAAGACCAATGAAGAAATTTTGGACGGCAGCTTCTTTTCCTTCCCGAAAAAATTTCAATGGCATAACTACTACGAGGCTTATACCTCGGGCAGCTACTTGAAATACTTGTCCAACAGCGTATTTGTTACTGCGTTTACGATGATCTGTGTCATCCTGCTGGCCTCAATGGCTGCTTATGCAATCTCACGGTTCCGCTGGAAATACGGTAATCTCGTGATGACCATCTTCCTGATGGGGATGATGATTCCGATGCAGGCCACCCTGCTGCCTCTGATGATTATTTTCAAAAACATGCATATCCTAAATACTCATTGGTCGCTGATTCTGCCTTATGTCGCATTCTCCACGCCAATCGCCGTCTTTATCCTAAGCGGATTTATGAGAGCTATCCCGCATGAGATTGAAGAGTCGGCGTTCATCGACGGAGCGAGTGTGTACCGGATCTTCCGCAGCATTATTCTTCCGGTGTCAGTGCCACCGGTAATGACGGTATGTATCCTGACCTTCATCAACATCTGGAACGAGTACATCCTGGCGGCAACGTTCATCTCGTCCGAGAAGCTCAAAACCCTGCCATTCGGGGTCTACACCTTCGTCAGCCAGTATTCGGTCAACTACGGCAACATCGGTGCATTCCTCGTTATGGGCGCGCTGCCGGTTATCCTGATCTACTTCTTCCTGTCCAACCAGATTACTAAAGGCATGGTGGCAGGGGCTGTCAAAGGCTGA
- a CDS encoding carbohydrate ABC transporter permease yields MKVLKVPARTIAVFILPCLLLYVCLVFVPILVSLYTGLLKWDGLTTAEFIGLGNFKDMFFNDPVFWPSVRRTLLYAVASMLEIPLCLGMAILLNRYLKKANTLVSIYFTPVILSVVIIGQLWKTIYNPTSMGGMLNGVLVSLGLDSWTHNWLTEPNIAMYSLYLVSLWQFFGYHLLIQYTGVQNIPDELYEAAKIDGADGFKADRYITLPLIVPIFKISIILAFIGSLQAFDLVMVMTGGGPAHATDVISTHMYNSSFMSFKYGYGSAIATFLVVVCLIFTGVINTIFNKLEKKYN; encoded by the coding sequence ATGAAAGTACTTAAGGTGCCAGCACGCACAATAGCCGTCTTCATACTGCCATGTCTGCTCTTGTACGTGTGCCTTGTGTTTGTTCCCATACTGGTATCATTATATACGGGCTTATTGAAGTGGGACGGTCTTACTACTGCGGAGTTTATTGGTTTAGGCAATTTCAAAGATATGTTCTTCAATGATCCTGTGTTCTGGCCTTCCGTACGAAGAACCCTGCTGTATGCAGTAGCTTCCATGCTGGAAATTCCACTTTGCTTAGGAATGGCTATCCTGCTTAACCGTTATCTCAAAAAAGCCAACACACTGGTGTCGATCTACTTCACACCGGTTATCCTGTCGGTTGTTATCATTGGACAACTCTGGAAGACCATCTACAACCCTACTTCCATGGGAGGCATGCTGAACGGCGTGCTGGTGTCACTGGGTCTTGACAGCTGGACTCACAACTGGCTCACCGAGCCGAACATCGCCATGTATTCCCTTTATCTGGTATCCCTCTGGCAGTTCTTCGGCTACCATCTGCTGATCCAGTATACCGGCGTGCAGAATATTCCTGATGAGCTATATGAAGCGGCCAAAATTGACGGAGCAGACGGTTTCAAAGCGGATCGTTATATTACCCTTCCGCTGATTGTTCCGATCTTCAAAATATCGATTATCCTGGCGTTTATCGGCTCCCTGCAGGCCTTCGATCTGGTCATGGTCATGACAGGCGGCGGTCCGGCGCATGCGACGGATGTCATCTCAACCCATATGTATAACAGTTCCTTCATGTCCTTCAAGTATGGATACGGCAGTGCGATCGCAACGTTCCTGGTTGTTGTCTGTCTCATCTTTACCGGAGTGATCAATACCATCTTCAATAAACTTGAGAAAAAATACAACTAG
- a CDS encoding extracellular solute-binding protein, translating into MVNRKMKQSATIAITAVMALSLAACGNSNNNANDGAKNNAAPNTTDSGNAAATTAPSDKKVTITFQNIYPDPATPAYKMINELSEQYQKDHPNVTIELDTLNTDQQKVKLKTQAASKEVPDITIVNPAAQMKPFVDAGLFAPLNDMLEQNGLKDTYQEGLLDYYSFDNNVYALPDGNNIEVVYYNKDLFAQAGIAAPPTTFEELLQDVKILKDKGITPLAIGEKDSWTGSFLFMNILLRTNGGPGFLQDVLDGKKTFEDPAFVEAVEAFQQLVQAGAFPDGATSIDANAGGNIFKTGKAAMWSIGSWETGAIDASPVAGKVGAFQFPTVNGKGDPNEFMLAPGSAFAVSANSEHLQETKDFLNYFASEYPKKQFELKNAVGIGQKVDGDLKAAGYSDLAVNIAGLFNQVKGGDLAFDNTMNPATAQVHLSSIQNLFVQKMDSAAVAKEHQAAFEANK; encoded by the coding sequence ATGGTCAACAGAAAAATGAAGCAATCCGCTACCATCGCTATCACCGCAGTTATGGCGTTAAGCCTTGCAGCATGCGGCAACTCGAACAATAACGCAAACGACGGCGCCAAGAACAACGCCGCACCGAACACAACAGATAGCGGAAATGCCGCAGCAACAACTGCACCAAGCGATAAGAAAGTAACAATTACCTTCCAGAACATCTATCCTGACCCTGCAACACCAGCTTACAAAATGATCAACGAGCTGAGTGAGCAGTATCAGAAAGACCATCCGAATGTAACAATTGAACTGGATACGCTAAACACAGACCAGCAGAAGGTGAAGCTCAAGACACAGGCTGCTTCCAAAGAAGTGCCGGACATCACCATCGTTAACCCGGCTGCACAAATGAAGCCTTTCGTAGATGCAGGATTATTCGCACCGCTGAATGATATGCTCGAACAGAACGGCCTGAAGGACACTTATCAGGAAGGCCTGCTCGACTACTACAGCTTCGACAACAATGTGTATGCGCTGCCTGACGGAAACAACATCGAAGTCGTGTACTACAACAAAGACCTGTTCGCACAGGCAGGAATTGCTGCTCCTCCGACAACCTTTGAAGAATTGCTCCAGGATGTCAAAATCCTGAAAGATAAGGGAATTACCCCACTGGCTATCGGTGAAAAAGATTCCTGGACCGGCTCGTTCCTGTTCATGAACATCCTGCTCCGCACCAACGGCGGCCCTGGATTCCTGCAGGATGTGCTTGACGGCAAGAAAACCTTCGAAGATCCTGCATTCGTAGAAGCTGTAGAAGCATTCCAGCAACTGGTTCAAGCTGGTGCATTCCCGGATGGAGCTACCTCCATTGATGCCAATGCCGGCGGTAACATCTTCAAAACAGGTAAAGCAGCCATGTGGTCGATCGGATCTTGGGAAACAGGCGCAATTGACGCATCCCCTGTAGCCGGTAAAGTTGGAGCTTTCCAATTCCCTACAGTGAACGGCAAGGGCGATCCTAACGAATTCATGCTTGCACCAGGCAGCGCATTTGCCGTATCTGCAAACAGCGAACACCTGCAAGAAACCAAAGACTTCCTGAACTACTTCGCTTCCGAATATCCTAAGAAACAGTTTGAACTGAAAAATGCTGTAGGTATCGGTCAAAAGGTAGACGGCGACCTCAAAGCTGCCGGTTACTCTGATCTGGCTGTTAACATTGCCGGCCTGTTCAACCAAGTTAAAGGCGGCGACCTGGCGTTCGATAACACGATGAACCCTGCAACAGCTCAAGTTCACCTCAGCAGCATTCAGAACCTGTTCGTACAGAAAATGGATTCCGCTGCAGTGGCGAAAGAGCACCAGGCTGCATTTGAAGCCAACAAATAG
- a CDS encoding class I SAM-dependent methyltransferase: MSYNPEIPRSRYDNYGDREWTRLEKDGHGELLYQVHLDILKRHIKLTNKVLEIGAGSGRYTKDIVQMCAELTVTDISSHQMEFNKSKMLELSLIDRIKAYHVLDVLDMSVFEDSSFDCVVCIGGVINYLLDKEKDGIQEILRVLKPDGVLIVGSMSFIGASLYYLEGIRYEKDQFGLEATRWIFDTGIQDEEHYPVESKHYIHMMRSTEMDALFAQFPVRIQERSSAGLFTQAGDSALEKARNDKDFWKLIVEQELAFTKLPGTLDCGMNLIYVVQKL, from the coding sequence ATGAGTTACAACCCCGAAATTCCAAGAAGCCGATATGATAACTATGGTGACCGTGAATGGACACGACTTGAAAAAGATGGGCATGGCGAACTTTTATATCAGGTGCATCTTGATATTTTGAAGCGTCACATTAAACTAACCAATAAGGTTTTAGAAATTGGTGCGGGTTCAGGAAGATATACAAAGGATATTGTTCAAATGTGTGCTGAATTGACTGTTACAGATATATCTAGTCATCAAATGGAGTTCAATAAGTCCAAAATGCTCGAGCTATCACTGATTGACAGAATAAAGGCATACCATGTACTAGATGTTCTGGATATGAGTGTTTTTGAAGATTCTTCTTTCGATTGCGTTGTCTGTATAGGTGGTGTAATCAATTATCTTTTGGACAAAGAGAAAGATGGAATACAAGAAATTCTAAGAGTATTAAAACCGGATGGTGTACTGATCGTTGGGTCCATGAGTTTCATTGGAGCTTCGCTTTATTATCTTGAAGGTATCAGGTATGAAAAAGACCAATTCGGGCTTGAAGCTACAAGATGGATTTTTGATACAGGTATTCAAGACGAAGAACATTATCCCGTTGAAAGCAAGCATTACATCCATATGATGAGGAGCACCGAAATGGATGCTTTATTTGCTCAGTTTCCTGTAAGAATTCAAGAGAGAAGCTCCGCTGGTTTATTTACGCAAGCAGGAGATTCTGCTTTAGAAAAGGCTCGCAACGACAAAGATTTTTGGAAGCTAATTGTCGAACAAGAACTTGCGTTTACCAAATTACCGGGCACTCTTGATTGTGGAATGAATCTCATCTATGTGGTGCAAAAGTTATAA